A stretch of Bombina bombina isolate aBomBom1 chromosome 2, aBomBom1.pri, whole genome shotgun sequence DNA encodes these proteins:
- the LOC128647009 gene encoding olfactory receptor 11A1-like — MEDTPELLLALLRDLDQQMDHCFMDISDTLKTALAGAASGAYSGESSGAAGKEFLQEDFSILPHQLPLTCSHNDDMGDTSPNCYIQPRVTHIAAATRTTVDPEQMPQYGELWHLLDPKPFLMTPEGQRFFPASVSKGVLDYPTTLLSTAPEGSEVSAVLTTTNPDMMGSQRIGTKPQTLYNPELQATGRIYTSSGPALRWTRIPSLRSTMSVSGEVGNTELHTNVDIPKEAVANKQCYILTMCSASQYWMESSTPNLLSLWNQTSITEFRMLGFQISDDIRMLTFFIFFTIYLFIVMGNLLIIILVLTCNHLHSPMYIFLSNLSTSEIFFTTCVVPNMLYVIFEGGGIMSVAGCLTQFYVFGSLISVECFLLAVMSYDRYLAICFPLRYHSLMDSRLCIQLAVLSWMLGFLLSVLTIVFVSHIYFCGSNIIDHFLCDFAPLLKLACSDTSIVELQVFIFSFSIIIFPFIFIVLTYISIMHTILLIPSITGRQKTFSTCSSHLTIVSTYYGTLMFMYSAPSISVLHDTNKILSLLYILVTPLCNPIVYSLRNRDIRKILERTFGLKHVCQ, encoded by the exons ATGGAGGACACTCCAGAACTTCTGCTTGCCCTATTACGGGATCTAGATCAGCAGATGGatcactgctttatggacatatcCGATACTCTGAAGACGGCACTCGCGGGAGCGGCTAGTGGCGCATATAGTGGAGAGAGTTCCGGAGCTGCGGGGAAAGAATTTTTACAGGAGGACTTCTCAATATTGCCTCACCAGCTACCGCTGACTTGTAGTCACAATGATGATATGGGTGACACATCACCAAATTGCTACATTCAGCCGAGGGTTACTCATATAGCAGCCGCAACCAGAACCACAGTAGATCCGGAACAGATGCCACAATATGGGGAGTTATGGCATTTATTAGACCCCAAACCGTTTCTTATGACACCGGAGGGCCAGCGCTTTTTCCCTGCTTCTGTTAGCAAAGGGGTATTGGACTATCCCACTACTCTGCTCTCCACAGCTCCTGAAGGCTCAGAGGTGTCTGCAGTCCTTACTACTACTAACCCAGACATGATGGGGTCCCAGCGGATCGGCACTAAGCCACAGACACTCTACAATCCGGAACTACAGGCAACAGGTAGGATCTACACTTCGAGCGGTCCTGCACTGCGATGGACAAGAATCCCGAGCCTTAGAAGTACTATGTCAGTGTCGGGGGAGGTGGGAAACACGGAGCTGCATACAAATGTGGATATTCCTAAAGAAGCAGTAGCGAACAAACAGTGTTACATACTCACCATGTGCTCAGCTTCCCAGTACTGGATG GAATCCAGTACCCCAAACCTTTTAAGTCTTTGGAACCAGACAAGCATCACAGAATTTAGGATGTTGGGTTTTCAGATCTCAGATGATATCAGAATGTTAACTTTTTTCATCTTTTTCACAATTTACCTATTTATAGTAATGGGAAACCTTTTGATTATTATATTGGTATTAACATGCAATCATCTGCACAGTCCTATGTACATATTCCTCAGCAATTTATCCACATCTGAGATATTTTTTACCACTTGTGTTGTACCCAACATGCTTTATGTCATCTTTGAAGGTGGAGGAATTATGTCTGTTGCTGGCTGCTTAACTCAGTTCTATGTATTTGGATCTCTGATATCAGTAGAGTGTTTCCTGCTTGCGGTAATGTCTTATGACCGATATTTGGCAATTTGTTTTCCGTTGCGATACCATTCTCTTATGGATTCAAGGCTTTGCATTCAGCTAGCAGTGCTGTCTTGGATGCTTGGATTTCTTCTGTCTGTATTGACAATAGTATTTGTTAGCCACATTTACTTTTGTGGCTCCAATATAATTGATCATTTTCTTTGTGACTTTGCACCACTTTTAAAATTGGCATGTTCTGATACCTCCATTGTAGAATTGCAagtctttatattttcattttctataaTAATATTcccctttatttttattgttttaacttACATAAGTATAATGCACACTATTCTTTTGATTCCATCAATCACAGGGAGACAAAAAACATTTTCTACTTGTAGCTCTCATCTAACTATTGTCTCAACATACTATGGAACACTAATGTTCATGTATTCTGCACCATCTATCAGTGTGTTACATGACACAAACAAAATTCTGTCACTATTGTACATTTTAGTGACCCCTTTATGTAACCCCATTGTCTATAGTCTTAGAAACCGTGACATTAGGAAAATCCTAGAAAGGACGTTTGGTCTAAAACATGTAtgtcaataa